One genomic segment of Candidatus Zixiibacteriota bacterium includes these proteins:
- a CDS encoding phosphatase PAP2 family protein translates to MSRVKIVILSVFLLVCLIFVSGSVLAAGSNNDNILDRAVKQFYYDGKNLFLTPFHWDKKERLEFLAIASITAGLFLADEELQKVARRNRSNFSDDLARLVTPSEHIYPQVVIGSFYLGGLIFNRKKEKDTAWYLLEAVMFTQGITQVIKYSVGRARPFADKGAYHFEGFRAHPSSYSLSFPSGHASTAFSLASVIAEQYDNKLIDWASYSLAFFAAWARVNDNVHFTSDVFFGGVLGTWVGKTIVRLNKNKKEKSKELSVHPKIGLNSIGVSLNF, encoded by the coding sequence ATGTCAAGGGTAAAGATAGTTATTCTCTCGGTCTTTTTGCTCGTTTGCTTGATTTTTGTCTCAGGAAGCGTTCTTGCCGCAGGGTCTAATAATGACAATATCTTAGACCGGGCTGTCAAGCAATTCTATTATGACGGCAAGAATCTTTTTCTTACCCCCTTTCACTGGGATAAGAAAGAGAGGTTAGAATTTCTGGCGATTGCCTCAATTACAGCCGGGTTGTTCCTTGCAGATGAGGAACTGCAGAAGGTTGCTCGGAGAAACCGCAGTAATTTCTCTGATGATCTGGCAAGGCTGGTTACTCCTTCTGAACATATCTATCCCCAAGTCGTGATTGGTAGTTTTTATCTGGGCGGGCTTATTTTCAACCGGAAAAAAGAAAAAGACACTGCCTGGTATCTTTTAGAGGCAGTGATGTTCACTCAAGGGATTACGCAGGTGATTAAGTATAGTGTGGGAAGGGCCAGGCCTTTTGCGGATAAGGGAGCTTATCATTTTGAGGGTTTTAGAGCTCATCCTTCATCTTACTCTTTATCTTTTCCCTCCGGGCATGCCTCCACGGCATTTTCTTTAGCTTCAGTAATCGCAGAACAGTATGATAACAAACTCATCGACTGGGCTTCATACAGCCTGGCTTTTTTTGCTGCCTGGGCTCGGGTGAACGATAACGTCCATTTCACCTCGGACGTATTCTTCGGAGGAGTTCTGGGAACCTGGGTAGGGAAGACCATAGTTCGTTTAAATAAAAACAAAAAAGAGAAATCAAAAGAACTATCAGTTCATCCGAAAATAGGACTAAATTCGATCGGGGTATCGTTAAACTTTTAG
- the rfaE1 gene encoding D-glycero-beta-D-manno-heptose-7-phosphate kinase, translated as MKKIPAQRLEQIFSRLGGHKILILGDVMLDEYIWGNVSRISPEAPVPVVEVMDESVKLGGAANVALNVKTLGDIPLLVSIAGKDKNGDRLKELLSGAEISSQGIFVDETRRTTAKTRIIAHSQQVVRADRENTEELSAAMTFQLVEFIKKKIKAEKISALLISDYGKGVISLQLLSEVIGIAKENDIFVAVDPKETHFMNYKKVSIITPNHSEAGFAYGKRIKDEKSLEEVGWGLLEKLEAEALLVTRGEKGMSLFEKDKMLTNFPTVAKEVYDVTGAGDTVISALTSAYSAGASLKEAALISNHAAGIVVGEIGTAQVTKDELYQDLKKYTE; from the coding sequence ATGAAAAAAATACCTGCACAGCGGTTAGAGCAAATCTTCTCCCGGTTGGGAGGTCACAAGATTTTGATCTTAGGAGATGTGATGCTGGACGAATATATCTGGGGAAATGTCAGCCGGATCTCACCTGAAGCACCAGTCCCGGTAGTAGAAGTTATGGATGAATCAGTGAAATTAGGCGGAGCGGCTAATGTGGCTCTGAATGTCAAGACCCTGGGTGATATTCCTCTTCTGGTCAGCATAGCAGGAAAGGACAAAAATGGAGACAGGCTAAAAGAACTTCTATCAGGTGCCGAGATATCAAGTCAGGGGATTTTTGTTGACGAAACTCGCAGGACCACAGCCAAGACCAGGATCATCGCTCATAGCCAGCAGGTGGTGAGAGCTGACCGGGAAAACACTGAGGAGCTTTCAGCTGCTATGACTTTCCAATTGGTCGAGTTTATAAAGAAAAAAATTAAAGCAGAAAAAATCTCAGCGCTCTTAATCTCGGATTATGGAAAGGGAGTTATCAGCCTGCAGCTCTTGAGTGAGGTCATCGGCATTGCCAAAGAGAATGATATCTTTGTTGCAGTGGACCCCAAAGAGACACATTTTATGAATTACAAAAAGGTATCAATTATTACTCCGAACCATTCTGAGGCAGGTTTTGCCTATGGCAAGAGGATAAAAGATGAGAAGAGCTTAGAGGAGGTTGGCTGGGGACTATTGGAAAAACTAGAAGCAGAGGCTCTATTGGTCACCCGCGGGGAGAAAGGGATGTCTCTTTTTGAAAAGGACAAGATGCTTACCAATTTCCCTACAGTGGCAAAAGAGGTGTATGATGTTACCGGCGCCGGAGACACGGTAATCTCAGCTTTGACCAGCGCATACTCAGCCGGAGCCAGTTTAAAGGAAGCGGCTTTGATCTCCAACCATGCTGCCGGGATAGTAGTGGGCGAAATAGGCACTGCCCAGGTTACTAAAGATGAATTATATCAGGATTTGAAAAAGTATACCGAGTAA
- the rfaE2 gene encoding D-glycero-beta-D-manno-heptose 1-phosphate adenylyltransferase, translated as MGKIVKLQGLIRIRRKARKVNKKVVFTNGCFDLLHRGHIEYLKKAKKLGDILIVGLNSDSSVRKIKGQGRPIQKQADRAAILASFYFVDYVCIFSELTPLKLISALIPDILVKGGDWKVKDIVGKGIVESHGGKVLSIKMVKGKSTRNIIQTILDRFRS; from the coding sequence ATGGGAAAGATTGTCAAATTACAGGGATTAATTCGGATTAGAAGGAAAGCCAGGAAAGTAAACAAAAAAGTGGTTTTCACTAACGGATGCTTTGACCTTTTACACCGGGGGCACATCGAATATCTAAAAAAGGCAAAAAAATTGGGGGATATTCTAATAGTCGGGTTAAATAGCGATTCCTCCGTTAGGAAAATCAAAGGGCAGGGAAGACCAATACAAAAACAAGCAGATCGGGCCGCTATTTTAGCTTCTTTTTATTTTGTCGATTATGTATGTATTTTTAGTGAGCTGACCCCCTTAAAATTAATCTCTGCGTTGATCCCGGATATTTTAGTCAAAGGAGGAGATTGGAAAGTAAAAGATATAGTGGGTAAAGGTATAGTAGAATCGCACGGCGGAAAAGTTCTGAGCATAAAAATGGTCAAAGGAAAATCGACCAGAAATATCATCCAAACCATTCTAGATAGATTTCGTAGTTAA
- a CDS encoding Xaa-Pro peptidase family protein, translating into MKERIKKLREKLNQENLDLLLVTSLPNIRYLCGFTGSNGILLISKDKAIFLTDFRYKEQVKKEVKGAEIKIPQKELFSFLPEVDLLKGKRIKAGFEEKYLTFQLYQRLKTLLPQVLWVPTENLVESILVTKDEEEIKKIKKAADISAKAYQEILPFFRPGTKELDIAAELEYRIRRNGGSGSAFEPIVASGLRSAMPHARASAKTLKKGEFVTLDFGASYDGYVCDITRTVVLGNATPRQKKIYNLVLKAQTRAIESARSGMKGFELDKVSRDIIKKAGYQKYFGHGLGHGIGLLVHDSPGINTKSQEVLKPGMVITIEPGVYIPGWGGVRIEDDVLITRNGCKVLTHIDRELLELS; encoded by the coding sequence ATGAAAGAAAGGATTAAAAAATTAAGGGAAAAACTGAATCAGGAAAACCTGGACCTCCTGCTGGTAACCTCTCTTCCCAATATAAGGTATCTTTGCGGATTCACCGGCTCTAACGGGATTCTTCTGATATCCAAGGACAAAGCTATTTTCCTGACTGATTTCAGATACAAGGAGCAGGTAAAAAAGGAAGTCAAAGGAGCTGAAATAAAAATTCCCCAGAAAGAGCTATTCTCCTTCCTTCCTGAAGTCGACCTGCTTAAAGGAAAAAGGATTAAGGCAGGATTTGAAGAGAAATATCTTACCTTTCAATTATACCAAAGGCTCAAAACACTTTTGCCCCAGGTCCTCTGGGTGCCGACTGAGAATCTGGTCGAATCCATACTGGTAACGAAGGATGAGGAAGAGATAAAAAAGATTAAAAAGGCGGCAGACATAAGCGCGAAAGCCTATCAGGAGATATTGCCATTCTTTAGACCGGGGACAAAAGAGCTGGACATCGCAGCCGAGCTTGAATACAGGATCAGGAGAAATGGCGGGTCTGGCTCTGCTTTTGAGCCGATTGTGGCTTCCGGCTTAAGATCAGCCATGCCACATGCCAGGGCTTCTGCCAAGACATTAAAAAAAGGGGAATTCGTCACCCTGGATTTTGGTGCCTCTTATGATGGTTATGTCTGCGACATAACCCGGACAGTGGTTTTGGGCAATGCTACTCCCAGGCAAAAAAAGATTTATAACCTGGTACTAAAAGCTCAAACCAGAGCAATCGAAAGTGCTCGTTCTGGAATGAAAGGATTTGAGTTAGACAAGGTAAGCCGGGATATTATAAAAAAAGCCGGATACCAGAAATATTTCGGCCATGGATTAGGGCACGGAATAGGGTTGTTAGTCCATGATTCCCCGGGCATAAATACCAAAAGCCAGGAGGTACTCAAGCCCGGTATGGTCATAACCATCGAGCCTGGTGTGTATATTCCAGGATGGGGAGGGGTGAGGATTGAGGATGACGTGCTCATAACCAGAAATGGCTGTAAGGTTTTAACACATATAGACAGAGAGCTATTGGAGCTATCTTAA
- the accB gene encoding acetyl-CoA carboxylase biotin carboxyl carrier protein: MLESKIRKLIRIVEESNIDELEVTTWGRKIRITRRVNHQNPHSSSHLIANQPSPSERVAATPVNDEPAAVSVEVSKPEEAEGNLTPIKSPMVGTFYRAPAPGAKPYVEAGQIISAGQVVCVVEAMKLMNEIESEVAGRVVKILVENGKPIEFGQTLFLIEPL; this comes from the coding sequence ATGTTAGAATCGAAGATTAGAAAATTAATCAGGATAGTAGAGGAAAGCAACATTGACGAGCTGGAGGTTACCACCTGGGGCAGGAAGATCAGGATTACCCGAAGGGTAAACCATCAGAATCCTCACAGCTCGTCGCACTTAATTGCGAACCAGCCGTCTCCATCGGAAAGGGTAGCCGCAACACCGGTCAACGATGAGCCAGCAGCAGTTTCAGTGGAAGTCTCCAAGCCGGAGGAGGCGGAAGGCAACTTGACCCCGATCAAGTCCCCGATGGTGGGAACCTTCTACCGGGCGCCAGCACCCGGGGCTAAGCCCTATGTGGAAGCAGGGCAGATAATAAGCGCCGGACAGGTAGTCTGCGTCGTTGAAGCGATGAAACTGATGAATGAGATAGAATCAGAAGTAGCTGGCAGGGTAGTCAAGATTCTGGTAGAAAATGGAAAGCCAATCGAATTCGGACAGACCCTTTTCCTGATCGAGCCTTTGTAA
- a CDS encoding PilT/PilU family type 4a pilus ATPase: protein MNLKQMLAEVLSKKASDLHLRVGVKPTIRVDGALMSLEAEVLTQADMDEVMKQILTEEQKERFLKRNELDLALSISKMGRFRINFYRQRGTVGIALRTVHTLVPTFEELNLPKVCKGLANNRRGMIILTGTTGSGKSTTLASMIEHINTNRSENILIIEDPMEYIHKDRKSIIFQREVGGDTESFVTALRHALRQDPDVILVGEIRDFETMSIALTAADTGHLVLTTLHTLNAIETINRIISFFPPHQHQQIRLLLAATLKAIVCQRLLPRSDGPGRVPAVEVLVSTALIREYIIDPMKTPLIIELIESGNIQYGMQSFDQSTMHLYKDGFISYEEAMQQCSNPDDFELRVKGITGAADRGWNEFEQARKKK from the coding sequence ATGAATTTAAAACAGATGCTGGCAGAGGTTCTCTCCAAGAAAGCATCTGATTTGCATCTCAGGGTGGGCGTGAAGCCCACTATCAGGGTGGATGGGGCGCTTATGTCGTTAGAGGCTGAGGTCTTGACTCAGGCGGATATGGACGAGGTAATGAAGCAGATATTAACTGAAGAGCAGAAAGAAAGATTCTTGAAAAGAAACGAACTGGATTTAGCTCTGAGCATTTCCAAAATGGGAAGATTCAGGATTAACTTCTATCGCCAGAGGGGAACTGTGGGTATTGCTCTGCGAACCGTGCACACCCTGGTTCCGACGTTTGAGGAATTGAACCTTCCCAAGGTTTGTAAGGGGTTAGCCAATAACCGTAGAGGGATGATAATCCTTACCGGAACAACCGGAAGTGGCAAATCAACTACCCTGGCATCCATGATTGAGCATATCAATACTAACCGTTCGGAGAATATTCTCATCATTGAAGACCCGATGGAGTATATCCATAAAGATCGCAAGAGCATAATCTTTCAGAGAGAAGTAGGTGGAGACACGGAGAGTTTTGTAACTGCCTTAAGGCATGCTCTGAGGCAGGATCCGGACGTGATCTTGGTAGGTGAGATCAGAGATTTCGAAACTATGTCGATTGCCCTGACCGCAGCAGATACGGGTCATCTGGTTTTAACTACCCTGCATACTTTAAATGCCATTGAAACCATAAACCGGATAATTTCATTTTTCCCTCCTCATCAGCATCAGCAGATCAGACTGCTCTTAGCAGCCACCCTGAAAGCCATCGTTTGTCAAAGACTGCTTCCGCGTTCAGACGGGCCGGGCAGAGTCCCTGCAGTCGAGGTTCTGGTCTCAACCGCTCTTATCAGAGAATATATAATTGACCCGATGAAAACCCCTCTGATAATCGAGCTGATAGAAAGCGGGAATATTCAGTACGGGATGCAATCATTTGACCAGTCTACAATGCACCTCTATAAAGACGGGTTCATCTCCTATGAGGAGGCTATGCAACAGTGCTCCAACCCGGATGATTTCGAGTTAAGGGTCAAAGGCATAACCGGAGCCGCAGACCGAGGCTGGAACGAGTTCGAACAGGCAAGAAAGAAAAAATAA
- a CDS encoding FG-GAP-like repeat-containing protein — MNSKPSRKYQFVKFSFFLIFLTLNLSGISEAYPSSDTLNQPILHTGWPKVFHYKGLSTPTMSVVLSDLDTLSDLEIVGGFPYDSLYIWRGNGTNLNNWPVVAEPESAYWQTIPAVGDVDGDGELDIAVTKWQRGQYFSLLYVFHKDGSLIQGFPVEFTGGSATAPALYDLDGDGKLEIIASGQVHYDLDTLVYIYNYKGEILPGWPQRVANLPYEYIAQQPAVGDLDGDGKPEIVATGSQCIYAWHVDGTPLRGWPAKAENGFYFGWIHHVVLSDLDNDGYLEVLACAFHEYPEFNGYVAVWRYDGTYMPGFPKYYEFEPKSTPIPGDIDNDGYKEIVFVTGEFVLGLPNIHVLRIEGTEQPGWPVYHFGANYDDLALADYDGDNSVDIILSPNYTNHILIYHNDGTLFSGYPKDVIGSPIACPNFNDINKDGLLDMAMLNLFGYGFDDNDLYVYLFNMNAPYHPEKVLWGKLFHDNYNTNNTEFGVIRKKGDFNNNGTPDIADVIFLLTYLFKNGKRPGYPYQADVNCDSRINVSDLIQLYRYLFQNGGPLCSP, encoded by the coding sequence ATGAATTCTAAACCTTCAAGAAAATATCAATTTGTTAAATTTTCTTTCTTCCTTATTTTTCTGACTTTAAATCTATCCGGAATTTCAGAGGCTTACCCTTCATCTGATACGCTGAACCAACCCATCCTACACACTGGTTGGCCAAAGGTGTTTCACTATAAAGGACTGAGCACGCCCACCATGTCTGTTGTTTTGTCCGATTTAGACACCCTGTCGGACTTAGAGATAGTTGGCGGTTTTCCTTATGATAGCCTGTATATCTGGAGAGGTAATGGCACTAACCTGAATAACTGGCCCGTTGTTGCAGAACCTGAATCTGCTTACTGGCAAACAATCCCGGCAGTGGGGGATGTGGATGGGGATGGAGAACTTGATATCGCAGTTACTAAATGGCAAAGAGGGCAATATTTCAGCTTATTATACGTGTTTCATAAGGACGGTTCTTTGATACAAGGATTTCCTGTTGAATTCACGGGTGGGTCCGCGACTGCCCCTGCCCTGTATGATTTGGATGGGGATGGGAAATTGGAAATCATAGCCTCTGGTCAGGTTCACTACGATCTCGATACCTTAGTATATATTTACAATTACAAAGGAGAAATTCTACCAGGCTGGCCCCAGCGGGTAGCTAATCTACCTTATGAGTATATTGCGCAACAGCCAGCAGTTGGAGATTTAGATGGAGATGGGAAACCGGAGATAGTCGCAACTGGCTCCCAGTGCATCTATGCCTGGCACGTAGATGGAACACCCTTACGGGGCTGGCCAGCGAAGGCGGAAAATGGATTCTATTTTGGCTGGATCCACCACGTGGTTTTAAGTGACTTAGACAATGATGGCTATTTAGAGGTTTTAGCCTGTGCTTTTCATGAGTATCCCGAGTTCAATGGCTATGTAGCGGTCTGGAGATATGATGGAACTTATATGCCCGGTTTTCCAAAATATTATGAATTCGAGCCCAAATCAACACCCATACCCGGAGATATAGATAATGACGGTTATAAAGAGATAGTGTTCGTAACCGGTGAATTTGTGTTAGGGTTGCCTAATATCCATGTTTTGAGAATTGAGGGGACAGAACAACCCGGCTGGCCAGTGTATCATTTTGGAGCGAATTATGATGATTTGGCTCTGGCTGATTATGATGGAGATAATTCGGTAGATATAATACTTTCCCCTAACTATACGAATCATATCTTAATCTATCATAATGATGGTACTCTATTCTCTGGTTATCCTAAGGACGTCATTGGTTCTCCAATTGCCTGTCCCAATTTCAACGATATAAATAAAGATGGCCTCCTGGATATGGCAATGTTAAATCTATTCGGCTATGGATTTGATGACAACGATTTGTATGTTTATCTTTTCAATATGAACGCCCCCTATCATCCTGAAAAGGTCTTATGGGGTAAGCTTTTTCATGATAACTACAACACCAACAACACCGAATTCGGCGTGATAAGAAAAAAGGGGGATTTTAATAACAACGGCACTCCGGATATTGCAGATGTGATATTTTTGTTAACCTATCTTTTCAAAAATGGTAAGAGACCCGGCTATCCCTACCAGGCAGATGTCAACTGCGACTCCCGTATAAACGTCTCTGACCTGATTCAACTCTACAGATACCTTTTTCAAAATGGAGGACCTCTATGCTCCCCTTAG
- a CDS encoding FG-GAP-like repeat-containing protein, producing the protein MNSNPSRMYQFVKFSFFLIFLTLDLSGISEAYPSSDTLNQPIPFPGWPKFLPRGKTWSVVLANLDTLSDLEIVGGFYDSLYVWRYDGTNLTNWPIVAEPEAARWRRVPVVGDVDGDGELDLAATKWQEGKYSGFLYVFHKDGSLMSGFPVEFLGTRIIDPSLYDLNGDGKLEIIVSGAQHYWTDTLIYVYNYKGEILPGWPQRVANLPYEYIAQQPAIGDLDGDGEPEIVATGSQCIYAWHVDGTPLRGWPVKAENGFYFGWIHHVVLSDLDNDGYLEVLASAFHEYPEFNGYVAVWRHDGTYMPGFPKYYEFEPKSTPIPGDIDNDGYKEIVFVTGEFVLGLPNIHALRIDGTEMPGWPVYYSDACYNDLSLVDIDGDNSIEVIIRGSDRQDPYDYKGIIYAYHKDGTLAQGYPLELVGSTIDFCPNFGDVNKNGSTDMAMLTLYAPENYQYYYVYLFNMNVPYHPEKILWGKLFHDNYNTNNTEFGVIRKKGDFNNNGSPDITDVIFLLNYLFKNGKKPGYPYQADVNCDSRINVSDLIQLYNYLFKSGKSLCSS; encoded by the coding sequence ATGAATTCTAACCCTTCAAGAATGTATCAATTTGTTAAATTTTCTTTCTTCCTCATTTTTCTGACTTTAGATCTATCCGGAATTTCAGAGGCTTACCCTTCATCTGACACCCTGAATCAACCTATCCCATTCCCTGGCTGGCCCAAGTTTCTCCCCAGAGGCAAAACCTGGTCAGTTGTTTTAGCCAACTTAGATACACTTTCGGATTTAGAAATAGTGGGAGGTTTCTACGACAGCCTTTACGTCTGGAGATATGATGGGACAAATCTAACTAACTGGCCTATTGTAGCAGAGCCGGAAGCTGCCCGATGGAGAAGAGTACCCGTAGTCGGGGATGTAGATGGTGATGGAGAATTAGATCTTGCAGCTACAAAGTGGCAGGAAGGGAAGTACAGCGGTTTTCTTTATGTCTTTCATAAGGATGGCTCTTTAATGTCTGGATTCCCGGTTGAATTCTTGGGGACTCGTATCATTGATCCATCTCTCTATGACTTAAATGGAGATGGGAAATTAGAGATTATTGTCTCTGGTGCCCAACACTACTGGACAGATACCCTGATATATGTTTACAACTACAAAGGAGAAATTCTACCAGGTTGGCCTCAAAGGGTGGCTAATCTACCTTATGAGTATATTGCGCAGCAACCTGCAATCGGTGATTTAGATGGAGATGGGGAACCGGAGATAGTCGCAACCGGCTCCCAGTGCATCTATGCCTGGCACGTAGATGGAACCCCCCTACGGGGCTGGCCAGTGAAGGCGGAAAATGGATTCTATTTTGGCTGGATCCACCATGTGGTCTTAAGTGACTTAGACAATGACGGTTATTTAGAGGTTTTAGCCTCTGCTTTCCATGAATATCCTGAGTTCAATGGCTATGTAGCGGTCTGGAGACATGATGGAACTTATATGCCCGGTTTTCCTAAATATTATGAATTCGAACCCAAATCGACACCTATACCTGGAGATATAGATAATGATGGTTATAAAGAGATAGTGTTCGTAACCGGTGAATTTGTGTTAGGGTTGCCTAATATCCATGCTTTGAGAATTGATGGAACAGAAATGCCCGGTTGGCCAGTGTATTATTCTGATGCCTGTTATAACGACCTGTCACTGGTTGACATCGATGGGGACAATTCAATTGAGGTAATTATCAGGGGGTCAGATCGACAAGACCCTTACGATTATAAGGGCATAATCTATGCCTATCATAAAGATGGAACATTAGCTCAGGGGTACCCTTTAGAGCTTGTAGGTTCGACTATCGATTTTTGCCCTAATTTTGGTGATGTGAATAAAAATGGGTCAACAGATATGGCAATGTTGACCCTTTATGCTCCTGAAAATTATCAATATTATTATGTCTATCTTTTCAATATGAACGTCCCCTATCACCCTGAAAAAATCTTATGGGGTAAGCTTTTTCACGATAACTACAACACCAACAATACCGAGTTCGGCGTGATAAGAAAAAAGGGGGATTTTAATAACAACGGTTCACCGGATATCACAGATGTGATATTCTTATTGAACTATCTTTTCAAAAACGGCAAAAAGCCCGGCTATCCTTATCAGGCAGATGTCAACTGCGACTCACGTATAAACGTCTCTGACCTGATTCAACTGTATAACTATCTGTTCAAAAGCGGAAAATCCCTGTGTTCATCTTAA
- a CDS encoding FG-GAP-like repeat-containing protein translates to MNSKSSKKYGFVKIFPLLAFLILSLFKSSEVHSSSDTLNQPILFPGWPKIFPYDEPSAPTQSVVLADLDTLPDLEIIGGFPFDSLYVWRYDGTNLPNWPAMAEPESAYWELVPAVGDVDGDGEPDIAVTKWKRGEFVSSLYVFNKDGSVMQGFPVEILGASATAPALYDLDGDGKLEIIVSGQVHFYIDTLVYVYDSKGEVLPGWPQRVANLPYEYIAQQPAVGDLDGDGEPEIVATGSQAIYAWHIDGTPLRGWPVKAEKDHFFGWIHHVVLSDLDNDGYLEVLASAFHDYPIFTGYVAVWRYDGTYMPGFPKYYEYEPKSTPIPGDIDNDGYKEIVFLTGEFILGLPNIHVLRIDGTEQPGWPIYLEELTYNDLALVDIDGDNSVEIIVRGQNKKPLHKYGRIFAYHKDGTLVRGYPLDFFGWTNDFCPNFSDVNKDGLLDMAMLTQYGNYYVYLFNMNVPYHPEKILWGKLFHDNCNTNNTEFGVIRKKGDFNNNGSPDITDVIFLLNYLFKNGKKPGYPYQADVNCNSRINVSDLIQLYRYLFQNGGPLCPS, encoded by the coding sequence ATGAATTCTAAATCTTCAAAAAAATATGGATTTGTTAAAATTTTTCCCCTCCTTGCCTTTTTGATCTTAAGTCTGTTTAAATCTTCAGAGGTTCATTCCTCATCTGACACCCTGAATCAACCCATCCTATTCCCCGGCTGGCCCAAGATCTTCCCCTATGATGAACCAAGCGCTCCCACCCAGTCAGTGGTTTTAGCCGATTTAGACACCCTGCCGGATTTAGAGATAATCGGAGGATTCCCCTTTGACAGTCTTTATGTCTGGAGATATGATGGCACCAATCTACCTAACTGGCCTGCTATGGCAGAGCCGGAATCTGCTTACTGGGAATTAGTCCCGGCAGTAGGGGATGTGGATGGAGATGGAGAACCCGATATTGCAGTAACCAAATGGAAGAGAGGGGAATTTGTCAGTTCATTATATGTCTTTAATAAGGATGGTTCTGTAATGCAAGGGTTTCCAGTAGAAATCCTAGGCGCATCTGCAACTGCTCCGGCTCTTTATGATTTGGATGGGGATGGGAAATTGGAAATCATAGTCTCTGGTCAGGTTCACTTTTACATCGATACTTTAGTATATGTCTATGACTCCAAAGGAGAAGTTCTTCCAGGTTGGCCTCAAAGGGTGGCTAATCTACCTTATGAGTATATTGCCCAACAGCCAGCAGTTGGAGATTTAGATGGAGATGGGGAACCGGAGATAGTAGCAACCGGCTCCCAGGCAATCTATGCCTGGCATATAGATGGAACTCCCCTACGGGGCTGGCCGGTTAAAGCAGAAAAAGACCACTTCTTTGGCTGGATCCACCATGTGGTCTTAAGTGATTTAGACAACGATGGTTATTTAGAAGTTTTAGCCAGTGCCTTTCACGACTACCCCATTTTCACCGGCTATGTAGCAGTCTGGAGATACGATGGAACCTATATGCCGGGCTTTCCCAAATATTATGAATATGAACCCAAATCCACACCCATACCCGGAGATATAGATAATGATGGTTATAAAGAGATAGTATTTTTAACTGGTGAATTTATCTTAGGTCTGCCTAATATACACGTTTTAAGAATAGATGGAACAGAACAACCCGGCTGGCCAATTTATCTTGAAGAATTGACTTATAATGATCTGGCACTGGTTGATATTGATGGAGACAACTCAGTGGAGATAATAGTCAGGGGACAAAATAAGAAACCATTACATAAATACGGTAGGATCTTTGCATACCATAAGGATGGAACCTTGGTTCGCGGTTATCCTTTAGATTTTTTTGGATGGACCAATGATTTTTGCCCCAATTTCAGCGATGTGAATAAGGATGGCTTATTGGACATGGCAATGCTTACTCAATACGGCAACTACTACGTTTATCTTTTCAATATGAATGTCCCCTACCATCCTGAAAAAATCTTATGGGGTAAGCTTTTTCATGATAACTGCAACACCAACAACACCGAATTCGGCGTGATAAGAAAAAAGGGGGATTTTAATAACAACGGTTCACCGGATATCACAGATGTGATATTCTTATTGAACTATCTTTTCAAAAACGGCAAAAAGCCCGGTTACCCCTATCAGGCAGATGTCAACTGCAACTCCCGTATAAACGTCTCTGACCTGATTCAACTCTACAGGTACCTTTTTCAAAATGGAGGACCATTATGCCCTTCTTGA